In the genome of Flavobacterium panacagri, one region contains:
- a CDS encoding 2-hydroxyacid dehydrogenase has protein sequence MNKIAFFSTQPYDKAFFNKYNADFGFQLDFFETQLNSQTVALIEECEIVCVFVNDIVNETVIKQLADKNVKIIALRCAGFNNVDLEAAKKHDIKVCRVPAYSPQAVAEHAMAMILTLNRKTHKAYNRVREQNFSLNGLLGFDLFGKTIGIIGTGNIGKAFSKIALGFGCKVLAYDIVENEEMIKDGVSFVGLEEIFKSSDIISLHCPLNDQTKHLINRTSLSFMKENVMIINTSRGGLIETSSVIEGLKEGKIGYLGIDVYEQEEKLFFRDLSADIIQDDAIQRLMSFPNVLVTAHQAFFTNEALTQIALVTFNNIKSLLAQNDIENKAALLV, from the coding sequence ATGAATAAAATAGCTTTTTTTTCTACGCAGCCTTACGATAAAGCATTCTTTAATAAATACAATGCTGACTTTGGTTTTCAGCTAGATTTTTTTGAAACACAATTAAATTCACAGACTGTTGCTTTAATTGAAGAATGCGAAATTGTCTGCGTATTTGTAAATGATATTGTGAACGAAACAGTAATCAAACAATTAGCAGACAAAAATGTAAAAATTATTGCTTTACGCTGTGCTGGTTTTAATAATGTGGATTTAGAAGCAGCAAAAAAACACGATATCAAAGTTTGTCGTGTTCCAGCTTATTCTCCGCAAGCAGTTGCAGAGCATGCTATGGCTATGATTTTGACTTTAAATAGAAAAACACACAAAGCCTATAATAGAGTTCGTGAACAGAATTTTTCTTTAAACGGATTATTAGGTTTTGATTTATTTGGAAAAACAATTGGAATTATTGGAACTGGAAATATAGGAAAAGCATTTTCTAAAATAGCATTAGGATTTGGCTGTAAAGTTTTGGCTTATGATATTGTAGAAAATGAAGAAATGATAAAAGACGGTGTTTCTTTTGTTGGTTTAGAAGAGATTTTTAAATCGAGTGATATAATTTCATTGCATTGTCCGCTGAACGATCAGACAAAACACCTGATCAATAGAACTTCGCTTTCTTTTATGAAAGAAAACGTAATGATCATTAATACCAGTCGTGGAGGATTAATTGAAACTTCATCAGTTATTGAAGGTTTGAAAGAAGGAAAAATTGGTTATCTGGGAATAGATGTTTACGAACAAGAAGAGAAACTTTTCTTTAGAGATTTATCGGCAGATATTATTCAAGATGATGCCATTCAGCGTTTAATGAGTTTTCCGAATGTTTTGGTAACGGCACATCAGGCATTTTTTACCAATGAAGCTTTGACACAGATTGCTTTGGTGACTTTTAATAATATTAAGTCTTTATTGGCGCAAAATGATATTGAAAATAAAGCAGCGTTGTTGGTCTAA
- a CDS encoding DUF5615 family PIN-like protein encodes MQLPYGLKLFLKDNGFDAIHTDDMPNMERTSDTEIINISELEDKIIITKDKDFLDSYLIFNKPKKLVLITSGNIKNKDFFSLFKNNFKTIIELLSKHSLIELSNSEITGK; translated from the coding sequence ATGCAATTACCTTATGGACTGAAACTTTTTTTAAAAGACAATGGATTTGATGCAATTCACACAGACGATATGCCCAACATGGAGCGAACTTCTGATACTGAAATAATAAATATCTCTGAATTAGAAGATAAAATCATAATTACTAAAGACAAAGATTTTCTTGATAGTTATTTAATTTTTAATAAACCAAAAAAGTTAGTTTTAATAACATCGGGAAATATAAAAAACAAAGACTTTTTTTCTCTTTTTAAGAACAATTTCAAAACCATTATTGAATTACTTTCTAAACACTCTCTAATTGAATTAAGTAATTCTGAAATAACTGGCAAATAG
- a CDS encoding S1 family peptidase, with protein MKIRKISPNEDLAAATNKKKGNRYKFVIIGIIFLAAAGFLGFKYLKPKPEAVCLGTDTKIYDAYKDAVVLIKHRYGYFAKINGKEFQLTSEDAKEETIYGTGFFVDTNGDMITNRHVLEPWSSSDEESAKVNATMRNLRMKIASILTKEVSADEYESFIERNWTHASISYNEGEEEGDYDESGEETTESAGEEFVSSNETETATDTSSTDIAASIPVKEYVSIDEIEVFVKTLDIEVALHDSDSEWLNCEVKKVSEDSNVDLGILQLADHRTPGTVSNVIDLENAVANDSTLAPGQKAIMVGYPLGMDLAQTNSGIKVQLYNGQISKESDGNKIQYSITSTHGASGAPVFNECGQLIAVNFSGVDQVQGINFGIVAKHINSL; from the coding sequence ATGAAAATTAGAAAAATCTCCCCAAACGAAGACTTAGCAGCAGCAACAAACAAGAAAAAAGGAAATCGCTACAAATTTGTAATCATTGGTATTATCTTTCTCGCAGCAGCAGGATTTTTAGGATTTAAATATCTAAAACCTAAACCTGAAGCTGTTTGTTTAGGCACAGATACCAAAATCTACGATGCTTATAAAGACGCAGTTGTACTTATAAAACATAGATATGGCTATTTTGCTAAAATTAACGGGAAAGAATTTCAGCTTACTTCTGAAGATGCTAAGGAAGAGACCATTTACGGAACAGGCTTTTTTGTTGATACAAATGGAGACATGATAACCAATAGACATGTTTTAGAGCCATGGTCTTCATCAGATGAAGAAAGTGCTAAAGTAAATGCTACTATGCGAAATCTAAGAATGAAGATTGCTTCTATTCTTACTAAAGAGGTTTCTGCAGATGAATATGAAAGTTTTATTGAAAGAAATTGGACACATGCTTCCATCTCATATAATGAAGGTGAAGAAGAGGGAGATTATGACGAATCGGGTGAGGAAACTACTGAGTCAGCGGGTGAAGAATTTGTTAGTTCAAACGAAACAGAAACCGCTACTGATACATCATCAACAGATATTGCAGCATCAATTCCAGTAAAAGAATATGTTTCTATTGATGAAATTGAAGTATTTGTAAAAACCTTGGATATTGAAGTAGCTCTGCACGATTCTGATAGTGAATGGCTTAATTGTGAGGTTAAAAAAGTATCTGAAGACAGCAATGTTGATTTAGGTATTTTACAGCTGGCTGATCATAGAACTCCAGGAACTGTTAGCAACGTAATCGATCTTGAGAATGCTGTTGCAAACGATTCTACTTTAGCACCTGGTCAGAAAGCGATAATGGTAGGCTATCCTCTTGGAATGGATTTGGCACAAACCAATTCAGGTATAAAAGTACAACTTTACAATGGTCAGATAAGTAAAGAATCAGACGGCAATAAAATTCAATACAGCATAACTTCTACGCATGGTGCCAGCGGTGCGCCAGTCTTTAACGAATGTGGTCAGCTGATTGCAGTAAATTTCAGTGGAGTCGATCAGGTTCAAGGTATCAATTTTGGAATTGTGGCTAAACATATTAATTCTCTTTAA
- a CDS encoding zinc-dependent metalloprotease — protein MKKFFILSTIAILALFPSQQFAQSKKKKDQKEVPATPPEKKPESSIKDYNKVITKDAVSDEGLFTVHKVDKKYYFEIPNKYLNKDMLLVSRLAKLPSNLGGGYVNAGSETNEQLIVWQRFQDKILIKSKSYNSVANDTLPISISVKANNYEPTLYAFDIVAFSKDSANTVIDVTKFYSTDVKAISGISAEMRDTYKVKGLDDSRTFITAMKSFPMNIEVIQDMTYNASKPSMLEESESISIQMNQSMILLPEIPMKPRLADPRVGWFTVSQYDYGSNELKSDLKTYIRRWRLEPKDPEAYNRGELVEPIKPIVYYLDPATPEKLKKYIKQGIEEWQKPFETAGFKNAIIAKDAPTKEEDPDFSPEDVRYSVIRYVASTTRNAVGPSVSDPRTGEIIESDVIWYHNHLRSYRNRYLLETGAANPSARTLQTSDAEMGEMMRMVIAHEVGHALGFPHNMGASCAYDVESYRNGAFTKENGISASIMDYARFNYIAQPGDQNIRFIRKMGAYDHYALNWGYRAIPTAKSPEAEIPTLDKWILEKAGNPIYKFGKQSSAFDPSSQTEDIGNNSMKASSYGLKNLEYVAGHLSEWTSTATNNYEDLEELYKELLDCWSRYVGHVVTNVGGIYENTKKPNQAGSVYEVVPKAKQIEAMNWLQKNAFESPTWIVNTKTLQNTEFAGYTEKFRNLQVRQLNNLMTLGRIGRLMDNEILSGDNYKALDFFKDIRKGIWKEAVAAGNVTVYRRNLQRAYIDRMSYLMTEEIKPTDRSATYFNTAQSDLRALVRGELVALRKSLVTAKATGINTETKYHYEDCIKRIDLILNPIK, from the coding sequence ATGAAGAAATTTTTCATTTTATCTACAATAGCCATTTTAGCGCTATTTCCTTCTCAACAATTTGCTCAGAGTAAAAAGAAAAAAGATCAAAAAGAGGTACCAGCCACTCCGCCAGAAAAGAAACCAGAATCGTCTATTAAGGATTATAATAAAGTAATTACTAAAGATGCAGTATCAGACGAAGGGCTTTTCACAGTACATAAAGTAGATAAAAAATACTATTTCGAGATTCCGAATAAATATTTAAATAAAGATATGCTTTTGGTTAGCCGTCTTGCAAAATTGCCTTCTAATTTGGGTGGCGGTTATGTAAATGCCGGTTCTGAAACCAATGAACAGCTTATTGTATGGCAGCGTTTTCAGGATAAAATCTTAATCAAATCAAAATCTTATAATTCAGTGGCAAATGATACACTGCCAATTAGTATTTCAGTTAAAGCTAATAATTATGAGCCAACTTTATATGCTTTTGATATTGTTGCTTTCAGTAAAGATTCGGCAAATACAGTTATTGATGTCACTAAATTTTACAGTACAGATGTAAAAGCAATCAGCGGCATTTCGGCTGAAATGCGAGATACCTACAAAGTAAAAGGTTTAGATGATTCCAGAACTTTTATTACAGCAATGAAAAGCTTTCCGATGAATATCGAAGTAATTCAAGATATGACCTATAATGCTTCGAAACCTTCTATGTTAGAAGAATCAGAATCAATCAGCATTCAGATGAATCAATCTATGATTTTACTACCAGAAATCCCGATGAAACCTCGTTTGGCAGATCCGAGAGTAGGATGGTTTACAGTGAGTCAGTACGATTATGGAAGCAATGAATTAAAATCAGATTTAAAGACGTATATCAGACGATGGAGATTAGAACCAAAAGATCCTGAGGCATATAACAGAGGAGAATTGGTAGAACCTATAAAACCAATTGTGTATTACTTAGATCCAGCAACGCCTGAAAAATTAAAAAAATACATTAAACAAGGAATTGAAGAATGGCAGAAACCTTTTGAAACTGCTGGATTTAAAAATGCAATCATCGCAAAAGATGCTCCGACAAAAGAAGAAGACCCAGATTTCAGCCCAGAAGATGTGCGTTACTCAGTTATTCGCTATGTAGCCAGTACGACTAGAAATGCAGTTGGTCCAAGTGTTTCAGACCCAAGAACTGGAGAAATTATTGAGAGTGATGTAATTTGGTACCACAATCATTTACGTTCTTACAGAAATAGATATTTATTAGAAACAGGAGCAGCAAATCCTTCAGCACGAACTTTGCAAACTAGTGATGCAGAAATGGGCGAAATGATGCGAATGGTTATTGCTCATGAAGTAGGACACGCTTTAGGTTTTCCGCATAATATGGGAGCAAGCTGTGCTTATGATGTAGAAAGTTATAGAAATGGAGCTTTTACAAAAGAAAACGGAATTTCTGCAAGTATTATGGATTATGCCCGTTTCAATTATATCGCGCAGCCTGGAGATCAAAATATTCGTTTTATACGTAAAATGGGAGCTTATGACCATTATGCCTTGAATTGGGGATACAGAGCTATTCCAACTGCAAAATCTCCTGAAGCAGAAATTCCAACTTTAGATAAATGGATATTAGAAAAAGCTGGAAATCCTATTTATAAATTTGGAAAACAAAGCAGTGCTTTTGATCCGTCTTCTCAAACAGAAGACATAGGAAACAACTCCATGAAAGCAAGCTCTTATGGACTTAAAAATTTGGAATACGTTGCCGGTCATCTTAGCGAATGGACTAGTACCGCAACTAATAATTACGAAGATTTAGAAGAATTATATAAAGAGCTTTTGGACTGCTGGAGCCGTTATGTTGGTCATGTGGTAACGAATGTGGGAGGAATTTATGAAAATACCAAAAAGCCAAATCAGGCAGGGAGCGTTTATGAAGTAGTTCCAAAAGCAAAACAAATAGAAGCAATGAACTGGCTTCAGAAAAATGCTTTTGAATCGCCAACTTGGATTGTAAATACTAAAACCTTGCAAAATACAGAGTTTGCAGGTTATACAGAAAAGTTTAGAAACCTTCAGGTAAGACAGCTTAATAACTTAATGACTTTAGGAAGGATAGGAAGATTAATGGATAACGAAATTTTAAGTGGCGATAATTACAAAGCTTTAGATTTTTTTAAAGATATTAGAAAAGGAATTTGGAAAGAAGCTGTGGCTGCAGGAAATGTAACCGTTTATCGCAGAAACTTGCAACGCGCTTATATTGATAGAATGAGCTATTTAATGACAGAGGAAATTAAGCCCACTGATCGATCAGCAACATACTTTAACACTGCGCAATCTGATCTTAGAGCTTTGGTGCGTGGAGAGTTAGTAGCATTAAGAAAATCGCTTGTCACAGCAAAAGCGACAGGGATTAATACTGAAACAAAATACCATTATGAAGATTGTATCAAAAGAATCGATTTGATATTAAATCCAATAAAGTAA
- a CDS encoding VIT domain-containing protein — MNKIFTICALLFFSAVFSQIPNLDVENQKKNSVTLQDLKIETKILGNLATTTATYIFYNSGDRILEGKLTIPLPEGVSVSGYALDINGNLRDAVPVPKERAKEVFESIERRNVDPGIIEKVEGNNFRTRIYPIPARGSRTIQITYNQELKNTATDYLYFLSFANAVSIPKFNLKVLINESLTTPKITENPDGSFAFQKKGNQWVAEISKTNFTPNESLKITIPKVNESSSVLLQKASDNKFYFAASVSMNFPVKEKAKSQKNAIIWDNSFSGSKRDHQKELDFLNAYFLENKNIAISFVLLNNILEKTEEFTVSGGNWSALKERILNLKYDGGTDFGALKEIPQIDEYLLFSDGISNFGDLTLKFKKPINSITSTPTSDFNLLKLLASQSGGNFINLNELDTQSALKTYNRLPILFLGFKETNTAQELFPNVGTAVNEPVNIFGISAPNLGKLTAVFSVGNKKFEVPVDFTNAVQVDNWPIDQFWAQRKINDLELNSTQNSDEIRNLSEQFGVVSKNTSLIVLDDINDYVRFGITPPQELLSEYNKIVSQNKRQILEQRKNLLSKAFDKTRELTTWWNSEFKPTEKKQYPTVSKQSQKLSSEESVVSDNAVYSAERESRSSDKKTSTGKITLVDVESTQEYMKDFQSLQSPELIYQKYLENRPKYEKQVTYYFDVSKLLFRKGDKVLSLKVLSTLAELDLENEELYKTISYLLKQRGNYDKELWITQKILEWRPFDPQSHRDYALALVDNKRPQEALNVYKSMLYQEYTDEISVRDTGIEEILIMEINNILSQNKNVDASKVDDRLKANLPVDIRVVINWNKDNTDIDLWVTDPRGEDCSYSHRSTEIGGRLSNDFTQGFGPEQFLLKKAIKGKYKIKTNFFGERQNVLSGPTTIMAEVYLHYSDGRQERKIAVFQSQKENKRENDSKILIGEFEF; from the coding sequence ATGAATAAAATTTTTACTATTTGTGCACTACTGTTTTTTAGTGCCGTTTTTTCACAGATTCCAAATCTGGATGTCGAAAACCAGAAAAAGAATTCTGTAACCTTGCAGGATTTAAAAATCGAAACTAAAATTTTAGGAAATCTTGCAACAACAACTGCAACTTATATATTTTACAATTCTGGAGATAGAATTTTAGAAGGAAAACTTACTATTCCGTTGCCTGAAGGAGTAAGTGTAAGCGGTTATGCTTTAGACATCAACGGAAACTTGAGAGATGCAGTTCCTGTTCCAAAAGAACGAGCTAAAGAAGTATTTGAAAGTATTGAAAGAAGAAATGTCGATCCTGGTATTATTGAAAAAGTAGAAGGAAACAATTTCAGAACCAGAATCTACCCTATTCCAGCTAGAGGCAGCAGAACGATTCAGATTACTTATAATCAGGAATTAAAAAATACTGCTACTGATTATCTGTATTTTCTAAGTTTTGCCAATGCAGTCAGTATTCCAAAATTTAATTTAAAAGTATTGATTAATGAAAGTCTGACGACTCCTAAAATTACGGAAAATCCAGATGGAAGTTTTGCTTTTCAGAAAAAAGGAAATCAATGGGTAGCAGAAATCAGTAAAACGAATTTTACGCCAAATGAAAGTCTCAAAATAACGATTCCAAAAGTTAATGAATCTTCAAGTGTATTGCTTCAAAAAGCTTCTGATAATAAATTTTATTTTGCGGCAAGTGTTTCGATGAATTTCCCCGTAAAAGAAAAAGCAAAATCTCAAAAAAATGCTATTATTTGGGACAATTCATTCAGCGGATCAAAGAGAGATCATCAAAAAGAACTGGACTTTCTTAATGCTTATTTTTTAGAGAACAAGAACATTGCAATATCTTTTGTCCTTTTAAATAATATTCTCGAAAAAACAGAAGAATTTACTGTTTCTGGAGGAAACTGGAGTGCATTAAAAGAAAGAATTCTTAACCTGAAATATGATGGAGGAACTGACTTTGGTGCTTTAAAGGAAATACCGCAAATAGATGAATATCTTTTATTTTCTGACGGAATTTCAAATTTTGGCGATTTAACTTTAAAATTTAAAAAGCCTATCAACAGCATTACAAGCACGCCAACTTCTGATTTTAATCTGTTGAAACTTTTGGCTTCACAATCAGGAGGAAATTTTATTAATCTGAATGAATTAGACACGCAATCTGCTTTAAAAACATACAATAGACTTCCTATTCTATTTTTAGGTTTTAAAGAAACCAATACTGCTCAGGAATTGTTTCCAAATGTTGGAACTGCTGTAAACGAACCTGTCAATATATTTGGAATTTCAGCTCCTAATTTGGGTAAACTTACTGCTGTTTTTTCAGTAGGAAACAAGAAATTTGAAGTTCCTGTAGATTTCACTAACGCTGTACAAGTAGATAATTGGCCTATTGATCAATTTTGGGCACAACGAAAAATTAATGATCTTGAACTTAATTCGACTCAAAACAGCGATGAAATCAGAAACTTGAGCGAGCAGTTTGGAGTAGTAAGCAAAAACACCAGTTTAATAGTATTAGACGACATTAATGATTATGTACGTTTCGGTATTACTCCTCCTCAGGAATTATTGTCAGAATACAACAAAATCGTTTCGCAGAACAAAAGACAAATTTTAGAACAAAGAAAAAATCTGCTGTCTAAAGCTTTTGATAAAACACGTGAACTAACAACCTGGTGGAATTCTGAATTTAAGCCTACAGAAAAAAAACAATATCCTACAGTTTCTAAGCAGTCACAAAAATTGTCTTCAGAAGAAAGTGTTGTTAGCGATAACGCTGTATATTCCGCAGAAAGAGAGAGCAGGTCAAGCGATAAAAAAACATCCACTGGTAAAATAACTTTAGTAGATGTAGAAAGCACTCAAGAGTATATGAAGGATTTTCAGTCTTTACAATCTCCTGAATTGATTTACCAAAAATATCTTGAAAATCGTCCTAAATATGAAAAACAGGTAACTTATTATTTTGATGTTTCTAAACTGTTATTCAGAAAAGGAGACAAGGTGCTTTCTTTAAAGGTTTTAAGCACATTAGCCGAACTTGATTTAGAGAATGAAGAATTATACAAAACAATATCTTATCTATTGAAACAGAGAGGTAATTACGACAAAGAATTGTGGATTACCCAAAAGATTCTAGAATGGAGACCGTTTGATCCTCAAAGTCATAGAGACTATGCATTGGCTTTGGTTGACAATAAAAGACCTCAAGAAGCTCTTAATGTGTACAAATCTATGCTTTATCAGGAATATACGGATGAGATTTCTGTGAGAGATACTGGTATTGAAGAGATTTTGATCATGGAAATCAATAATATTTTGAGCCAAAATAAAAACGTTGATGCCAGCAAAGTTGATGATCGTTTAAAAGCAAATCTTCCTGTAGACATCCGTGTCGTTATTAATTGGAATAAAGACAATACAGATATCGATCTTTGGGTTACAGATCCGAGAGGAGAAGATTGCTCTTACTCTCATAGATCGACTGAAATTGGAGGAAGATTAAGTAACGATTTCACTCAAGGTTTTGGCCCTGAACAGTTTTTACTTAAAAAAGCGATCAAAGGGAAATATAAAATTAAAACTAACTTTTTTGGTGAGAGACAGAATGTTCTTTCTGGGCCAACGACCATAATGGCAGAAGTATATCTTCATTATTCTGATGGAAGACAAGAGCGAAAAATAGCTGTTTTCCAAAGTCAGAAAGAAAACAAACGTGAAAACGACAGTAAGATTCTAATTGGAGAATTTGAATTTTAG
- the hemL gene encoding glutamate-1-semialdehyde 2,1-aminomutase has product MLYKRSSQLFAAAEKVIPGGVNSPVRAFKAVGGTPIFVKSAKGAYLYDEDGNKLIDYINSWGPMVLGHAYQSVVDAVIEKAKLGTSFGMPTELETEIAALAVSMVPNIDKIRFVNSGTEACMSAIRLARGFTKRDKIVKFAGCYHGHSDSFLIQAGSGAVTFGSPNSPGVTQGTAKDTLLAKYNDLENVKTLVEANKGEIAAIIIEAVAGNMGCIPPQKGFLEGLRELCTANGILLIFDEVMTGFRLARGGVQELYGIDADIVTFGKVIGGGLPVGAFAAREEIMNYLAPLGPVYQAGTLSGNPLAMAAGLAMLKALDSDREIFTRLEEKTAYLEAGIDRVLKANNVVFTINRVGSMISVHFDADPVTDFQTAAKGDNETFKKFFHGLLQEGIYIAPSAYETWFITDALTYEDLDFTIQAIDKVSKTF; this is encoded by the coding sequence ATGTTATATAAAAGAAGTAGTCAGCTTTTTGCTGCAGCAGAAAAAGTAATTCCGGGAGGAGTAAATTCACCAGTAAGAGCATTTAAAGCAGTTGGCGGAACTCCGATTTTTGTAAAAAGTGCCAAAGGTGCTTATTTATATGATGAAGACGGGAACAAATTAATAGATTATATCAACTCTTGGGGACCAATGGTTTTAGGCCATGCCTATCAGTCGGTTGTAGATGCCGTAATCGAAAAAGCAAAACTGGGAACTTCGTTTGGAATGCCTACAGAATTGGAAACTGAAATCGCTGCTTTGGCCGTTTCAATGGTTCCAAATATTGATAAAATAAGATTTGTAAATTCAGGAACAGAAGCTTGTATGAGCGCGATTCGTTTAGCAAGAGGATTTACAAAAAGAGATAAAATTGTAAAATTTGCAGGTTGCTACCACGGACATTCAGATTCATTTTTGATTCAGGCAGGAAGCGGTGCGGTAACTTTTGGTTCGCCAAATAGTCCAGGAGTTACGCAGGGAACTGCAAAAGATACTTTATTGGCAAAATACAATGATTTAGAAAATGTAAAAACATTGGTTGAAGCAAATAAAGGAGAAATTGCAGCAATTATTATCGAAGCTGTTGCTGGAAATATGGGATGTATTCCACCTCAAAAAGGTTTCCTTGAAGGCTTGAGAGAATTATGCACAGCAAACGGAATTTTACTGATTTTTGATGAGGTAATGACAGGTTTTCGTTTGGCTCGTGGCGGCGTTCAGGAATTGTATGGAATTGATGCTGATATTGTAACTTTTGGAAAAGTTATTGGTGGAGGACTTCCAGTTGGAGCTTTTGCTGCCCGCGAAGAAATCATGAATTATTTAGCTCCTCTTGGACCAGTTTATCAGGCAGGAACATTATCTGGAAATCCGTTAGCAATGGCTGCGGGATTGGCAATGTTGAAAGCTCTTGATAGCGACAGAGAAATTTTTACTCGTTTAGAAGAAAAAACAGCCTACTTAGAAGCAGGAATTGACAGAGTTTTAAAAGCGAATAATGTGGTGTTTACCATCAATAGAGTAGGTTCTATGATTTCGGTTCACTTTGATGCAGATCCAGTTACTGATTTCCAAACTGCTGCAAAAGGAGATAATGAAACATTTAAGAAATTCTTCCACGGATTATTACAAGAAGGAATTTATATTGCTCCATCTGCTTATGAAACATGGTTTATTACAGATGCTTTGACTTATGAAGATTTAGATTTTACAATTCAAGCAATTGACAAAGTTTCGAAGACTTTTTAA
- a CDS encoding type II toxin-antitoxin system RelE/ParE family toxin: MAFRIIWTNTAVNQRRKILNYWNKRNKSKTYSRKLVSEITQRIKFLVDNPEIYVKTSFPEIRTSTLGHYNIFYKSNSKELIVVAFWDNRRNPKLLSKILKR; this comes from the coding sequence ATGGCTTTCAGAATAATTTGGACTAATACTGCAGTTAATCAAAGAAGAAAAATATTGAATTACTGGAACAAAAGAAACAAATCAAAAACTTATTCAAGAAAATTAGTTTCAGAAATAACACAAAGAATTAAATTTCTAGTTGATAATCCTGAAATTTACGTTAAAACCAGCTTTCCAGAAATCAGAACCTCAACATTGGGGCATTACAATATCTTCTATAAGTCAAACTCAAAAGAATTGATTGTTGTAGCTTTTTGGGATAATAGAAGAAATCCTAAATTACTTTCTAAAATTCTAAAAAGGTAA
- a CDS encoding DUF433 domain-containing protein has product MENLISRITINPNVCHGKPTVRNMRYPVEMILDLLSSGMEFQEIIEDYPALENKDILACLAYASKLTDVKILSKVA; this is encoded by the coding sequence ATGGAAAATCTAATTTCAAGAATCACAATAAATCCTAACGTTTGTCATGGAAAACCGACTGTGAGAAATATGCGTTACCCTGTAGAAATGATTTTGGACTTACTTTCCTCCGGAATGGAATTTCAAGAAATCATTGAAGATTATCCTGCTCTTGAAAATAAAGACATATTAGCTTGTTTAGCATATGCTTCAAAACTAACTGATGTAAAAATATTAAGTAAGGTTGCATGA